The following proteins come from a genomic window of Oncorhynchus masou masou isolate Uvic2021 chromosome 25, UVic_Omas_1.1, whole genome shotgun sequence:
- the LOC135513832 gene encoding serine/threonine-protein kinase NIM1-like, with the protein MTAVCPTGVGPAGATVGCSRGSGVLTGSTAGQDKRYARWSRMESSDITTNDQGVPGHRITPLERLNLDMCQDDRVVRELTLGRRISFYKVRGEIGCGNFSHVKLGIHALTKDKVAIKILDKTKLDQKTQRLLSREISSMERLQHPNIIRLYEVVETLSRLHLVMEYAGGGELYTKISSEGKLSDIDSKIVFSQILSAVKHMHDNSIIHRDLKAENVFYTCSTCVKVGDFGFSTLSRRDETLNTFCGSPPYAAPELFRDEHYLGIFVDIWALGVMLFFMVTGSMPFRADTVAKLKRCILEGAYVLPSWILEPCQRLIRGILQPQPSDRCSVEQIMGCEWLLSVDFPRAMEPFKLDPSYLAESTPSELEEDEAEVRGALETLGITTEHILNNQGKDCRSSITGVYRILLHRAHKRRVVESMPAVTHVVGARVSKKDRLKAYRSLRHTSKLCVIL; encoded by the exons ATGACGGCTGTGTGCCCCACTGGGGTGGGACCTGCTGGGGCTACAGTGGGGTGCTCCAGGGGGTCTGGGGTTTTGACTGGGAGCACAGCGGGTCAGGACAAGAGATACGCACGCTGGAGCCGCATGGAGAGCTCGGACATCACTACAAATGACCAGGGGGTCCCTGGCCACCGCATCACCCCCCTGGAGAGGCTAAACCTGGACATGTGCCAGGACGACAG GGTGGTCCGTGAGCTTACCTTGGGCCGGCGTATCAGCTTCTACAAGGTCCGTGGAGAGATCGGCTGTGGAAACTTTTCCCACGTCAAACTGGGGATCCACGCCCTCACAAAAG ACAAGGTGGCCATTAAAATCCTGGATAAGACCAAGCTGGACCAAAAGACCCAGAGGTTACTATCCAGAGAGATATCCAGCATGGAGAGACTGCAACACCCCAACATCATACGCCTTTACGAG GTGGTGGAGACATTGTCACGGTTACATCTGGTGATGGAGTATGCAGGCGGAGGCGAGCTCTACACCAAGATCAGCTCAGAGGGGAAACTGTCCGACATAGACAGCAAGATCGTCTTCTCTCAGATCCTCTCAGCTGTCAAACACATG CATGACAACAGCATCATCCACCGTGACTTGAAGGCAGAGAACGTCTTCTACACCTGCAGCACCTGTGTCAAGGTGGGAGACTTCGGATTCAGCACGCTAAGCCGCCGCGACGAGACTCTCAACACCTTCTGTGGCTCCCCACCCTACGCCGCGCCAGAGCTCTTCCGGGACGAACACTATCTGGGCATCTTCGTAGACATCTGGGCCCTGGGCGTCATGCTGTTCTTCATGGTGACAGGAAGCATGCCCTTCAGGGCGGACACGGTTGCCAAGTTGAAGCGCTGTATCCTGGAGGGGGCCTATGTGCTGCCCTCCTGGATACTGGAGCCCTGCCAGAGGCTGATCAGAGGCATCCTCCAGCCTCAGCCCTCAGATCGCTGCAGTGTAGAGCAGATAATGGGCTGTGAGTGGCTGCTGAGTGTAGACTTCCCCCGGGCCATGGAGCCCTTTAAACTGGACCCGTCCTATCTGGCCGAGAGCACACCTTCAGAGTTGGAGGAGGATGAGGCTGAGGTGAGGGGGGCACTGGAGACACTAGGGATCACCACGGAGCATATCTTGAATAATCAGGGGAAGGACTGTAGGAGTTCTATAACAGGTGTTTATAGGATTCTGTTGCACCGTGCGCACAAGCGGCGGGTAGTGGAGAGCATGCCTGCGGTTACGCATGTGGTCGGGGCCAGAGTGAGTAAAAAGGACCGGCTAAAGGCGTACCGCAGCTTACGGCACACCTCCAAGCTCTGTGTGATTCTGTGA